Proteins found in one Paenibacillus sp. FSL R10-2782 genomic segment:
- a CDS encoding pathogenicity island protein, whose protein sequence is MEALYEIATLPSDERTREYTLKSGVTKVPDEMTVRELREVKAALKAEREAREQAEARAEKAEALYKQRKSPQSSTLRTRAFNVKLGVYGATLT, encoded by the coding sequence TTGGAAGCACTCTACGAGATCGCAACGCTTCCGTCTGACGAACGCACTCGGGAATACACGCTGAAATCCGGAGTTACGAAGGTTCCGGACGAAATGACTGTACGCGAGCTACGCGAAGTAAAGGCTGCGCTGAAGGCCGAGCGTGAGGCACGAGAACAAGCAGAGGCTCGCGCGGAGAAAGCGGAGGCACTATATAAACAACGAAAAAGCCCGCAATCCTCTACGTTGAGGACACGGGCTTTTAACGTTAAATTAGGCGTTTATGGCGCTACCCTTACGTAG
- a CDS encoding tyrosine-type recombinase/integrase: MALKKRERRVPAGGRLAREYPQLSLEQALDFVISAKKAEGLRDRSLKDYAKHYGYFVDWLREKHPDIQYVEDITTEIIRDHVAYMKFDKVRYSGHKFIPTENQPVGLSDTTVNIRLRTLKAIFNQMERDELIEVNPVTKVRLLRQDVDLTNCLTDDEVKAILAQPKQRDFVGYRDYVAIALLLDSGCRVSEMLSLRIADIDFQTRFITLSGEVNKNRKPRMVPISAHVAKLLLQLIEENRQYFTTDRIFMSCFGDPVTANHFNKRLKYYGEKAGVAGKKMTAHVYRHTWARAMILNGADPFTVQKMGGWSDIRTMRRYIQMDTNDIRRSHDEYSPTSRFIKKRV, encoded by the coding sequence ATGGCGTTAAAGAAACGTGAAAGACGGGTTCCGGCTGGCGGAAGGTTAGCGCGGGAGTATCCGCAATTATCACTTGAGCAAGCGCTCGACTTTGTTATAAGTGCGAAGAAAGCGGAGGGCTTGCGTGACCGCTCGCTCAAGGATTACGCGAAACACTACGGATATTTTGTCGATTGGCTACGCGAGAAACATCCGGATATTCAATACGTCGAGGATATCACGACAGAGATTATCCGTGACCATGTTGCGTACATGAAATTCGATAAGGTGCGTTATTCCGGTCATAAGTTCATTCCTACGGAAAATCAACCTGTCGGACTGTCTGATACAACGGTCAACATTCGTCTTCGTACGTTAAAGGCGATATTTAATCAGATGGAACGTGATGAGCTCATCGAGGTTAATCCGGTCACTAAAGTGAGGTTGTTGCGTCAGGACGTTGACCTCACGAATTGTCTGACTGACGATGAAGTAAAAGCGATATTGGCGCAACCTAAACAGCGGGATTTCGTTGGGTATCGGGATTACGTGGCAATCGCGCTACTACTTGACTCGGGTTGTCGCGTATCGGAAATGCTCAGCCTACGAATAGCGGACATCGACTTTCAGACACGATTTATCACGTTGAGCGGGGAAGTGAACAAGAACCGTAAGCCTCGGATGGTTCCGATTTCTGCGCACGTGGCGAAACTGCTGCTACAATTAATAGAAGAAAACCGCCAGTATTTCACGACGGACCGGATATTCATGTCTTGCTTCGGCGACCCCGTAACAGCGAACCACTTTAATAAACGGCTTAAGTATTACGGAGAAAAGGCGGGTGTAGCCGGCAAGAAGATGACGGCGCACGTGTACCGGCATACCTGGGCGCGAGCAATGATCCTTAACGGAGCTGACCCGTTTACCGTACAGAAAATGGGCGGTTGGTCCGACATACGCACGATGCGTCGGTATATTCAGATGGATACGAACGATATACGGCGAAGTCATGACGAGTATTCGCCGACATCGCGGTTTATTAAGAAGCGAGTTTAA
- a CDS encoding iron-sulfur cluster assembly accessory protein — protein MINITDSAAERLKDMLEQQETPNMFLRLGVTPGGCTGFSYAMGFDDNETDQDIYMNVQDMKIVVEKESIRYLDGLEIDFEESGMSGGFTIHNPNAVATCGCGSSFRTATDAGKPNEEPC, from the coding sequence ATGATTAACATCACCGATTCCGCTGCCGAGCGTTTGAAAGATATGCTGGAGCAGCAGGAAACGCCGAATATGTTTTTGCGTCTGGGTGTTACGCCGGGCGGTTGCACCGGATTCTCGTATGCCATGGGCTTTGACGACAACGAGACGGATCAGGATATATATATGAACGTACAGGATATGAAGATTGTAGTGGAAAAGGAAAGCATCCGCTACCTGGACGGTCTGGAAATCGACTTTGAAGAGTCTGGTATGTCAGGCGGCTTCACGATTCATAATCCGAATGCTGTAGCTACTTGCGGCTGCGGTTCAAGCTTCCGTACAGCTACGGATGCAGGGAAGCCGAACGAAGAACCTTGTTAA
- the mqnE gene encoding aminofutalosine synthase MqnE: protein MSTLVTPFTDRRMAEIVEKVQNGIRLNLEDGIYLYETDDILTLGQLANEANLRKNGKKVYFIENMSLYFTNVCEARCAFCNFRKDQGEDGSYTLSGQEMIDYVEQHIHPGVREFHIVGGHNNHVPFQYYVDSLKALNEKYPNVTLKAYTAAEIDFFTRISGLSIKEVLQELQKAGLQTLTGGGAEILSDEYRQKMRVTKANVDRYLEVHRTAHNLGMRTHTTMLYGSVESYEDRIEHMLQIRALQDETNGFMVFIPLSMQPKSKNANIMRRNSAYEDLKTIAISRLMLDNIDHVKAYFINIGPQLTQVALTFGASDVHGTIVREQISHAAGALTPAGLTRKELIWLVKGAGRIPVERDTFYNEIEVFE, encoded by the coding sequence ATGTCCACATTAGTTACACCCTTTACAGACCGCAGAATGGCGGAGATTGTAGAAAAGGTACAGAACGGCATCCGTTTGAACCTTGAAGATGGTATATATTTGTACGAAACTGACGATATTCTCACACTGGGTCAGTTAGCTAACGAAGCGAATTTACGCAAGAACGGAAAAAAGGTTTATTTTATTGAGAATATGAGCCTGTACTTCACCAATGTATGCGAAGCGCGCTGCGCGTTCTGTAATTTCCGCAAGGATCAGGGGGAAGACGGCTCTTATACTTTGTCCGGGCAGGAAATGATTGATTATGTTGAGCAGCATATCCATCCGGGCGTGAGAGAATTCCATATCGTAGGCGGTCATAATAATCATGTGCCTTTCCAATACTATGTAGACTCATTGAAGGCGCTGAATGAAAAGTACCCCAACGTTACACTCAAAGCTTACACCGCAGCGGAAATTGACTTTTTCACACGCATTAGCGGCTTGAGCATTAAAGAAGTGCTTCAGGAGCTGCAAAAGGCAGGACTTCAAACCTTGACCGGCGGTGGCGCAGAGATTTTATCAGATGAGTATCGCCAAAAAATGCGTGTCACCAAAGCGAATGTAGATCGCTATCTTGAGGTTCATCGCACGGCTCACAATCTCGGCATGAGAACTCATACGACGATGTTGTACGGTTCGGTTGAATCCTACGAGGATCGTATTGAACATATGCTGCAAATCCGTGCATTGCAGGACGAAACGAACGGATTTATGGTATTTATACCATTGTCCATGCAGCCGAAAAGCAAAAATGCCAACATCATGCGTCGCAACTCTGCTTACGAGGATCTCAAAACCATTGCGATCAGCCGCCTGATGCTGGACAATATCGACCATGTCAAAGCTTACTTCATTAATATTGGTCCGCAATTGACGCAGGTCGCACTGACCTTCGGCGCATCGGACGTCCATGGTACGATTGTGCGTGAGCAAATCAGCCATGCCGCAGGTGCACTGACCCCGGCGGGTTTGACCCGTAAAGAGCTGATCTGGCTGGTCAAAGGTGCAGGACGCATCCCGGTTGAACGGGACACCTTCTATAACGAAATCGAAGTTTTCGAATAA